In Struthio camelus isolate bStrCam1 chromosome 3, bStrCam1.hap1, whole genome shotgun sequence, the DNA window CTCAACTTTTACCTCACAGTTGCTTGAAATTGTTCAACAGTTcattgagaaaacaaaaaacaattttcaacAACCCTAAAGGCTTGTTGTGAATACAGGAGACTGAAAACCTCAAGACAGAAGCAGAATTTCAGTGCAGCTGTTCATACATGATTTAGAAGTACAGAAAGATTTTGTATGTTATATACTACACTGGGCAATATCTTGCTTTCTAAACATAAAGGTTTTATTCTTACTTTTTGATTTTCAGTTGCAACTTAAGCCAAGCTTCTCTCACAATGCAAGAAGCCCGTTTGCCTTGAAAGGCACTTTATTAGCTCTTTTTACAACAGCATCTGTTTGtctctttgccttttatttcccAGGTTTTCTACTTTTGTAGAAAACAACCTGAGTCCATGTTGCAATatctgaccaccctcacagtgaaagttttttccttatgtttcatTTAAATCTCCTCCATTCTCACTTCTGTCCACTGTCTCTTATTCTATCACTGTGCACCTCAGAGAAAAGCTACCTTCAACTTCTCTACACCCTCCCATTAGTAGCTGGAGATAGCAATTAGATCTCCCCTTAGCCTTCTCATTGTAAGGCCAAACAAACCCTGAGTTGCGTTTGCTCACTACTTTCAAACCAAACTGGGCTAACTCAGTATCCAGTGAATCTCACCTTTTTTATAGGCACATCCTTGACAGTAGTGAGACCCTGGCTGATGGACAGAACTCTTACAAATCCGACATATTGCAAATTTGTTCTTTCCATAAGGATCAAacctgaggaaagagagaaaggaaatataCTGTATTTATACACCACGAAGTAAAGTAGTTCCGCTACCTCATCCTAAAAAGTCTAAGCCAGAGACCACAAACAGAAACTATGATTTAGAAAAGGGACATACAAAGATTGTTTCAAACAGGTTGCACTCAAAGTCTACAGAAAGACCCCTCGCTACCTTACAAAGAGAGGTTTCCTGCATTATGAAAACACAACGTGCCTTTTCATTAAGATGCTAGACTATTTTGAACTAAATGTCTTCCAGCAATGGCTTGCCCTCTCTACAGAGGATAAAATAAACCTTGCAGAAGGTAATAAAAGGGCCTGCAAATATTAAATACGCTGAAGAGACCGTACAGGTGGTCTTAGCAAGAGAGTACGTCTTTCCAGCTTCTCTTCTAATACGAATATCAAACTTAACACTCAGTTTTAGTGagcactgaaatatatttttgattcaGCAGAAAGCACCCATGAAATATGTACAAACATACTGTTACCAACTAATAGCATGCCGCAACCCccattaagaattttaaaaacaaagtccaTTTTGGACATGGTTTGAGAAGCTGCCCAGTTGTGCAGGAAACAGGTCCTGGTTACAGGAAAATGACCTTTTTAGACAATCAAAATCAGGATTAAATACTAACCTTGCCTTCTTTGAAGTCAAAGCCTTGTTTTCATTCAGTTTTCGGCCCCCActttctacagaaagaaaaataaagatggtAGATTTCCCAGTTTCGATCAGGTTTGGGAAAAAGCTTAGCTTAGAAGTTTTACACTTCTGTaaatgaaatcagaaagaaaagcacagcgTATAACACAGGACTAAAGCACAGGACGACAGAACCCCTTACATTATCTTCTGCTTGGGTATCGTCACTCCACATGGGTCGGGGGAGAACCCAGACAGATCCAGCCCTGAAAAGTTCAGGGCAAGTAAACGCCCAGAGGATGGAATTAGCACGCTAAGGAAACTacaacagttaaaaacaaacccAACAGAACAGCTATTACAATCCTCAGCCTTAGAATTGAACGACGATACAGGTGCCCAAGGGGCTTTAAGACATCTGAACGAGAAGCGTTAAAGCCCCCCGGAAAGCAGAAGTACCTGTGGTGTTCCTTGCGCCATCCTTCCACGTATCAGGAGTAATTACCGTGCCCAGTTTTTTCTCGCCTACGTGAGGAAACACGCGCGCGGAGGGAAAAAGCTCAAGTTGGTTTGCGTTAACGCCGGCAACCAGCCCCGCCTGCCGGCGGCCCAGCCACCGCCCCGCGACCCACCGACCGACCGagtgaccccccccggccccggccccggccccggccccggccccggccccggccccggccccgctcacacTTCTCGCACACCATGGCGGACCCCGACCACAACAAACGGCCgcttccggccccgccccccggacGTGACGCGCCCGCCGGGTCTTCCGttgcgccgcggcggggcgacGCGCCGGTAAGAGCGGGCGCGGCTC includes these proteins:
- the CRIPT gene encoding cysteine-rich PDZ-binding protein; its protein translation is MVCEKCEKKLGTVITPDTWKDGARNTTESGGRKLNENKALTSKKARFDPYGKNKFAICRICKSSVHQPGSHYCQGCAYKKGICSMCGKKVLDTKNYKQTSV